The nucleotide window TATTGTGATATGGCCTCCAAGAACCCTCtaaataaatagaaaaacttgTAAAAATTTGACCATACCCGTGTTGGATGAATACCTAtgaggaaaagaaaaatgaatgaaCCATTTTCTAGAGATTCTCAAGATAAATGTCATTTTGTTACAATGTGGTTGGGTTGCTTTCTGGGTCGATGATAACTGTGATTATTTGCAATTTCCTTGTTACACGCTGCCTCAAATTTGGAGGCAGTAATATTGTCTAAAAATCGGAATTACAAGTGTGTATCTAAATAACCCCTTTGATACAATTTTTTGCAGTATCCCAGGTCGTACAGAGTCATTCTGGAAGGAGCTCGATTATGTCAAGCAACTATGGAAGAACAGGAAAGAGCTGAAGGTCGAAGATGCCGGTATTGCCGCTTTGTTTGGAATGGAGTGCTTTGCATGGTATTGCGCAGGTGAGATAGTGGGAAGGGGTTTTACTTTCACCGGTTACTATGTTTAAGGGGAGTTTGGATGTTTTTTCGCCATTGCACGATTGAATTACGGCCACACTGGGTGTGCATTTTTGTTGTTTTCAGAGATTTTTGAAGCTGAGAAATCAGTGAATTAACACTCGGTATAGCCTGAATAAGTTGTTATAGTTGAAAGTTGAAACGGCTTAGGTTGATAATAAGCCCTTGCTATTGTCTCATTATCTTTACAGAATTTAATGCACCCCGAAGGTTGATAACGGTGCAAATTACTCATCTCCACTAACCTTTCATATTGTTTCTATCGCACCTGTTGCCCAGCCATGACGATTCAATCGAGAATTGGTCCAATGGTTCAATATTTCACGtagaataatataatttttggccTGAACTTGGCAAGGTatactttgatatatatatttttaatccactttaacatttgaatttaaaaacTAGGTTTATTTTTATCACTaaacttgaaaaatataaaagtatgaTGATGCGGCATAAATTTCAAATGATGATATGGTGCTATCTCAGAGCATCATATTTGGTGATGTGGTCGGTGTTACTGAAATAGTATTGTAGACCGGATGGATTGAAAATTGATCAATATAATGTTTGCATAAAAGGGTTTAATCGATTGACTCGAAATTtgcttaaaattgataaaatttaaaacgaaaacaaaattgataattaaatcgatttaatattatttgttattttataaatattttagatttttatgaaattttaattaattaattaattattgatttGGTTATCAAACTGGAATCAATGATTTGATTTGTTCATTCACTAATTCAATTATCAAAATTGACATTAACAATTCAATTTGTAATCAAATTCTACTTTAACCGATGAAcaaatgacaaaaaaaattacGCCTAGTAGAAAAACGAATAACAGAAATTGAAGTAAAGCAAATAAAGTGGATATAAAGCACTTTTTAATAAGCAATATGCTTTTGAGTTTTATAAAAATACTTTTTGGGACAAAAAATGCTtggtaaaaatattttttaaccaaaaataaaatcgaaaattttaatttttactcaaaaatgtttttaaaaaataatattaatctgACCCATAATCAATTAAACCGGAAATGTAGGGTTGAATTGAACCAGTAACGGAATGATTAATTAGTGTAACCACCTAGtagggttttttattttattaaaacagcTTTTATTTTATGGGCCGCAATTTGTTGGGTGGTATTTGGTAATGGCACGCCTAAAGTCGTCGCCCCCTGCTTTGTTTACATGTTCCATACGGCCAGCTCATGTGCCCCCCCTTTTACCTATAAATGGAGCTG belongs to Gossypium arboreum isolate Shixiya-1 chromosome 7, ASM2569848v2, whole genome shotgun sequence and includes:
- the LOC108462903 gene encoding uncharacterized protein LOC108462903, translating into MASKLQQLQSQACQASKFVAKHGTAYYKQLLEQNKQYIQEPPTVEKCNELAKQLFYTRLASIPGRTESFWKELDYVKQLWKNRKELKVEDAGIAALFGMECFAWYCAGEIVGRGFTFTGYYV